A genome region from Clostridium pasteurianum includes the following:
- a CDS encoding IS110 family transposase, with product MISVGIDVSKNKSTVCIRKLYGEILEKPFEVKHTLEELKKLADKIISFDEESKVILEATGHYHIPVVSYLQERGIWVSVVNPMLMKKYASISIRKGKTDKLDSKTISKFGLDNWHGLSNYKIEEDIYYELKALSREYFQFMSLRIKLKVILSNLLDETMPGIAGLLASNSPNFAKDKLSDFVQKYWHYDNIIKLSQNKFTENYKKWTKKEGYQFSENKAHEIYILAKNSITTMPSKMSGTKMIILETIKGIHSTGITLNKILSRMKELAKLLPEYDVVLNMNGVGERLAPRIIAEIGDVRKYYSAKALVAYSGIDAPPYQSGNFNGNNRKISKRGSRYLRKTGYEIMKSIKCRVPTKDTAVYDYIIKKESEGKAKKQAKIAGLNKFLRIYYARVSEILKN from the coding sequence ATGATTAGTGTTGGCATAGACGTTTCAAAAAACAAAAGTACAGTTTGTATTCGCAAATTATATGGTGAAATTTTAGAGAAACCTTTTGAAGTTAAACATACTTTAGAAGAACTAAAAAAGCTGGCTGATAAGATTATAAGTTTTGACGAAGAAAGTAAAGTAATTTTGGAAGCAACAGGACATTATCATATTCCAGTAGTATCTTATCTACAGGAAAGAGGAATTTGGGTTTCTGTTGTTAATCCCATGCTTATGAAAAAGTATGCAAGTATATCTATTAGAAAAGGTAAAACAGATAAATTAGACTCAAAAACAATCTCGAAATTTGGCTTAGACAATTGGCATGGACTAAGTAATTATAAAATAGAAGAAGATATATATTATGAACTTAAAGCTCTTTCAAGAGAATATTTTCAGTTTATGTCCTTAAGAATAAAACTTAAAGTAATTCTTTCAAACCTTTTAGATGAAACAATGCCAGGAATTGCAGGACTTCTAGCTTCAAATTCACCTAACTTTGCAAAAGATAAGTTATCAGATTTTGTTCAAAAATACTGGCATTATGACAATATTATTAAATTAAGCCAAAATAAATTTACTGAAAACTATAAGAAGTGGACAAAAAAAGAAGGATACCAATTTAGCGAGAATAAAGCTCATGAAATATATATTCTCGCTAAAAATAGTATCACAACTATGCCTTCTAAGATGTCAGGTACAAAAATGATCATCTTAGAAACTATAAAGGGCATCCATTCGACTGGAATAACCTTAAATAAAATATTATCACGAATGAAGGAACTTGCCAAGCTATTACCAGAATATGATGTTGTTTTGAATATGAACGGTGTAGGAGAAAGACTGGCACCAAGAATTATTGCGGAAATAGGTGATGTAAGAAAGTATTACAGTGCAAAGGCTCTTGTGGCTTATTCAGGAATAGATGCACCACCTTATCAATCGGGAAACTTTAATGGAAACAACCGAAAAATATCAAAACGAGGATCTCGATATCTTAGAAAAACAGGTTATGAGATAATGAAAAGCATAAAATGTAGAGTCCCCACTAAAGATACAGCAGTGTATGACTATATAATAAAAAAAGAATCAGAGGGTAAGGCAAAGAAGCAGGCTAAAATAGCAGGATTAAATAAATTTTTGAGAATATATTATGCTAGAGTTTCAGAAATTTTGAAAAACTAA
- a CDS encoding histidine phosphatase family protein, with protein sequence MKTVVTLIRHGETEWNTKGKFQGCHDIDLTEDGIGQAKLVSKRLDGKFDCVYTSPLKRAFHTAKIISSVKGIDPIIEDELREINFGKWEGLTVNDIRSNFTKEFEIWRSDTEEGPICGGDLSTKNASLRAKASILKIVGANRGKHIIIVAHGGIIKAGLIGLFDWNMTMYHKLILGNTAICKLEFDDDNNPRIITINDTNHLIGEYEVKDPNEAK encoded by the coding sequence ATGAAAACAGTGGTAACACTTATAAGACACGGAGAAACGGAGTGGAATACTAAGGGCAAGTTTCAGGGATGCCATGATATAGATCTTACTGAAGATGGAATTGGACAAGCTAAGCTAGTTTCTAAAAGATTAGATGGAAAGTTTGATTGTGTATATACAAGTCCTTTGAAAAGAGCGTTCCATACTGCAAAAATAATTTCGTCTGTTAAAGGAATTGATCCTATAATAGAGGATGAATTAAGAGAAATAAATTTTGGAAAGTGGGAAGGCTTAACTGTAAATGATATAAGAAGTAATTTTACTAAAGAGTTTGAAATATGGAGAAGTGACACTGAAGAAGGACCTATATGCGGTGGAGATTTGAGTACTAAAAATGCTTCACTTAGAGCAAAAGCTTCTATACTTAAGATTGTTGGTGCTAATAGAGGAAAGCATATTATAATAGTAGCTCATGGTGGAATAATAAAAGCAGGTCTTATAGGGCTTTTTGACTGGAATATGACAATGTACCATAAATTGATATTAGGGAATACTGCAATTTGTAAGTTAGAATTTGATGATGATAATAATCCAAGGATTATAACAATAAATGATACAAACCATTTAATAGGTGAGTATGAAGTGAAAGATCCAAATGAAGCTAAGTAA
- the argJ gene encoding bifunctional glutamate N-acetyltransferase/amino-acid acetyltransferase ArgJ, whose translation MTDYIIPEGFSCCGKHVGIKKRKLDLGVVFSQRMCNAAAVFTKNKFCGVPIIVGKENIKDNKLQAIIVTSGVANVATGDEGLNNTHVILKKLSEELDIDEKSILPSSTGIIGKQLPIDNIIKGMDGIKEILSKDKWEDFNRAIMTTDKELKIKSCKVGNASILGVGKGSGMIEPNMATMLVYFFTDAYIPGDELKSMLKRVTDKSFNMISIDHDTSTSDTAAILANGYAGEVDLKLFEEVLTNMCIDISKDIVKDGEGVSKLIEVTVKGCRNFKQAKVIGKSVINSPLVKIAVYGADANWGRIAMAVGKTFDDDVDPFKIQIAFNSILVYDKGKICEENVCTIENYLKKSKECKLQIDLNIGDSSATVWGADLTEEYVRINSYYTKRK comes from the coding sequence ATGACAGATTATATAATTCCTGAAGGATTTTCATGTTGTGGGAAGCATGTTGGAATAAAAAAAAGAAAGCTTGATTTAGGGGTGGTATTTTCCCAAAGAATGTGCAATGCAGCTGCTGTTTTTACTAAAAATAAGTTTTGCGGAGTGCCGATTATTGTGGGAAAGGAAAATATTAAGGATAATAAACTTCAAGCAATTATTGTTACTAGCGGGGTTGCTAATGTTGCTACTGGGGATGAAGGTTTAAATAACACGCATGTAATACTCAAAAAACTTTCTGAGGAATTAGATATAGATGAAAAAAGTATTTTACCGTCATCTACAGGTATAATAGGGAAGCAGCTTCCGATAGATAATATTATTAAGGGTATGGATGGAATAAAAGAAATTTTAAGTAAAGATAAATGGGAAGATTTTAATAGGGCTATTATGACTACAGATAAGGAACTTAAAATTAAAAGTTGTAAGGTTGGAAATGCATCTATACTTGGCGTTGGAAAGGGCTCTGGGATGATTGAACCCAATATGGCTACTATGCTTGTTTATTTCTTTACAGATGCATATATACCAGGTGATGAACTTAAGAGTATGTTAAAAAGGGTAACAGATAAGTCATTTAACATGATAAGCATAGATCATGATACTAGTACAAGTGATACTGCTGCTATACTTGCTAATGGATATGCTGGAGAGGTTGACTTAAAGTTGTTTGAAGAAGTTCTTACAAATATGTGTATAGATATATCTAAGGATATAGTTAAAGATGGCGAAGGTGTTTCAAAGCTTATAGAAGTTACGGTTAAAGGATGTAGAAATTTTAAGCAGGCAAAGGTTATAGGTAAATCTGTAATAAATTCTCCCTTGGTAAAGATAGCAGTTTATGGAGCTGATGCTAATTGGGGCAGAATCGCAATGGCAGTAGGGAAAACCTTTGATGATGATGTTGACCCATTTAAAATACAAATAGCATTTAACTCCATATTAGTATACGATAAAGGTAAAATATGTGAAGAAAATGTCTGTACTATAGAAAATTATTTAAAAAAAAGTAAAGAATGTAAATTACAAATTGATTTAAATATAGGGGATTCTAGTGCTACGGTTTGGGGAGCGGATTTAACGGAAGAATATGTTAGGATAAATTCTTATTATACTAAAAGAAAGTAA
- a CDS encoding putative bifunctional diguanylate cyclase/phosphodiesterase: MWKSITDFTKEYKRNNSLLGYDKFAVYLIDISNFRVYNYKFGYKNGDILLRKILVSLDDELGDSCQVIKMDGDKFAVVSPFSQKDDIIATIKKIFWFFDFFTHIYNIKFKTDINMGISMYPHDGSDFDGILICSEMALKFAKMEEKTNYKFFDHDICDKLLKSEKIIDEITEAVENNEFELYYQPQVDINIKNVYGVEALLRWRHPKKGIIGPNYFIDVIEKNGMITRVGKFVIKQAFERLKKFNDMGYKNLSMSINISESQLCENSFLEFVEKAISSTEIDPQYVIFEIVERSILNDKVINILNGLRDIGIKIYIDDFGTMYSSLNYLYSIPLDGIKLDKSFIDKIYESKRDFIITKNIINLAEDLNLDVVAEGVEYKEQISCLNNMNCNKIQGFIFSKPVDENSVTDFFVKFKM, translated from the coding sequence ATGTGGAAGAGTATAACAGATTTTACTAAAGAATATAAAAGAAACAATTCACTATTAGGCTATGATAAGTTTGCTGTATATCTTATTGATATATCTAATTTTAGAGTTTACAATTATAAGTTTGGATATAAAAATGGAGATATACTATTAAGAAAAATTTTGGTTAGTTTGGATGATGAATTAGGAGACAGCTGCCAAGTTATAAAAATGGATGGAGACAAGTTTGCTGTTGTATCTCCGTTTTCTCAAAAGGATGATATTATTGCCACAATAAAAAAAATATTTTGGTTCTTTGATTTTTTTACTCATATTTATAATATAAAGTTTAAAACGGATATAAATATGGGAATTTCAATGTATCCTCATGATGGTAGTGATTTTGACGGTATCTTAATTTGCTCAGAAATGGCACTCAAATTTGCTAAGATGGAAGAAAAAACTAACTATAAATTTTTTGACCATGATATTTGTGACAAATTATTAAAGAGTGAAAAAATTATTGATGAAATAACCGAAGCAGTTGAAAATAATGAATTTGAATTGTATTATCAACCTCAGGTTGATATTAATATAAAAAATGTATATGGTGTAGAGGCACTTCTTAGATGGAGGCATCCTAAAAAGGGAATTATAGGTCCAAATTATTTTATAGATGTCATTGAAAAAAATGGTATGATAACTAGAGTGGGGAAATTTGTTATAAAACAAGCTTTTGAACGATTGAAAAAGTTTAATGATATGGGATATAAAAATTTAAGCATGTCCATAAATATAAGTGAAAGTCAGTTGTGTGAAAATTCATTTTTAGAATTTGTGGAGAAAGCTATATCGAGTACAGAAATAGACCCTCAGTATGTTATATTTGAAATAGTTGAAAGAAGTATTTTGAATGATAAAGTTATTAACATATTAAATGGATTAAGGGACATAGGTATAAAAATTTATATTGATGATTTTGGGACAATGTATTCATCTTTAAATTACTTATATAGTATACCATTAGATGGTATAAAATTAGACAAGTCTTTTATAGATAAAATATATGAATCCAAACGTGATTTTATAATTACAAAAAATATAATAAACCTTGCTGAAGATTTGAATCTTGATGTTGTGGCAGAGGGTGTAGAATATAAAGAACAAATTTCATGTTTGAATAATATGAATTGCAATAAAATACAGGGATTTATATTTAGTAAGCCTGTTGACGAAAATAGCGTTACCGATTTTTTTGTGAAATTTAAAATGTGA
- a CDS encoding rubrerythrin family protein, whose translation MSVNNAMTADFLRSAYGGESMAHMRYLIWGEEAQNDNYPNIGKLFRAIAYSEYIHAKNHFNILKEKLYDASVVSGAVFGSTNIVDNLQGAINGELHEINQMYPVYFETAKFQNEKEAQRSFHFALEAEKVHAKLFQDAQNSAKSNKDIDIKNVYVCPVCGFTTLDANLEKCPICNTKKELFKSF comes from the coding sequence ATGAGTGTTAATAATGCTATGACGGCTGATTTTCTACGTTCTGCCTACGGCGGTGAAAGTATGGCCCATATGAGATACTTAATTTGGGGCGAAGAAGCCCAAAATGATAACTATCCCAATATAGGAAAACTATTTAGGGCAATAGCTTATTCAGAATATATTCATGCTAAAAATCATTTTAATATACTTAAAGAGAAATTATATGATGCTTCTGTAGTCTCTGGTGCTGTATTTGGAAGTACTAATATTGTAGATAATCTACAAGGTGCAATAAATGGTGAACTTCATGAAATAAATCAAATGTACCCTGTATATTTTGAAACTGCTAAATTTCAGAATGAGAAAGAAGCTCAGAGAAGTTTTCATTTTGCCCTAGAAGCAGAAAAAGTACATGCAAAACTTTTTCAAGATGCCCAAAACTCCGCAAAATCTAATAAAGATATTGATATTAAAAATGTGTATGTATGCCCTGTTTGCGGATTTACAACTCTTGATGCAAACTTAGAAAAGTGTCCTATATGCAATACTAAGAAAGAACTTTTTAAATCATTTTAA
- a CDS encoding polysaccharide deacetylase family protein, giving the protein MNKKNQNKVKKLLIERTILIVCAAIICWSAFFAFGKHYRKKSIANANAAQKKAVAQVNTKKNKHHNSKKDKYKHQIASLVPGDWEPWRADNANTKKVAYLTFDDGPSINTTKILDILNANGIKATFFLIGQNAERNPNLVKLEIQNGESIGNHTYSHNIRYNESPDLFVADVNKCDSVLKSIAGDKYTPKLVRFPGGSFGKRLAPFRDAMKNNGYTFVDWNDENGDAEHPLVSVDGLMNNIKRYTGDQKTIVVLMHDAPAKTTTVQALPQIIQYLKSLGYSFDKIS; this is encoded by the coding sequence TTGAATAAAAAAAATCAAAATAAAGTTAAAAAATTATTAATTGAGCGAACTATTTTAATAGTTTGTGCTGCCATAATATGTTGGTCTGCTTTTTTTGCCTTTGGAAAACATTATCGCAAAAAAAGTATTGCAAATGCTAATGCAGCACAGAAAAAAGCTGTTGCACAAGTAAACACTAAAAAGAATAAACATCATAATTCAAAAAAGGACAAGTATAAACATCAAATCGCATCACTTGTTCCCGGTGATTGGGAGCCATGGAGAGCTGACAATGCTAACACTAAAAAAGTAGCCTACTTAACTTTCGATGATGGTCCATCAATTAACACCACAAAAATATTGGACATACTAAATGCTAATGGAATAAAAGCTACTTTCTTTCTCATTGGTCAAAATGCAGAAAGAAATCCTAATTTAGTTAAATTGGAAATTCAAAATGGTGAATCTATTGGTAATCACACTTACTCACATAATATACGCTATAATGAATCTCCCGACTTATTTGTAGCTGATGTTAATAAATGTGACTCTGTTTTAAAATCAATTGCAGGCGATAAATACACTCCTAAATTAGTGAGATTTCCTGGTGGCTCATTTGGAAAAAGATTAGCACCATTTAGAGATGCTATGAAAAATAATGGATATACATTCGTGGATTGGAATGATGAAAATGGTGATGCTGAACATCCTCTAGTTTCTGTTGACGGCTTAATGAATAACATAAAACGATATACAGGCGATCAAAAAACCATAGTAGTTTTAATGCATGATGCTCCTGCTAAAACAACAACAGTACAAGCTTTACCACAAATCATTCAATATTTAAAAAGTTTAGGATATTCCTTCGATAAAATTTCCTAA
- a CDS encoding lysylphosphatidylglycerol synthase transmembrane domain-containing protein yields MRNKIFNLIVVILCAVIFLSFFMFNKNSTSLIFIFSTLDKKWILIAIIGMLLFWLLESIILHIITTIIHNSKNLFRKSVKFAMIGQFWGSVTPFATGSQPAQFYAMTEYGIPGASASSILMIKFIIHQTVFTIYSLAIILFKFNYFKSNIKYFTYFCIAGFTFNTMIIIVACSFLVNHKFTEKFIFGIIHILGKVKILKNPEKTFENLKNSLLDFHKNSQIIYHNKLVCLNASMLTFIQWTIYYSVPYFVYRSFGLNEANILIMISAQVFLTIIMSCIPLPGGEGGAEGGFYLIFKLFFPKSKILSAILIWRVLSYYSCILAGSIFTIIRPSKNPQ; encoded by the coding sequence ATGAGGAACAAAATATTTAATTTAATTGTTGTAATATTATGTGCAGTTATATTCTTATCATTTTTTATGTTTAATAAAAATTCAACATCTTTAATTTTTATTTTTTCTACTTTAGATAAAAAGTGGATACTCATTGCCATTATTGGAATGCTGTTATTTTGGCTGCTTGAATCCATAATTCTTCACATTATAACTACAATAATTCATAATTCTAAAAATTTGTTTCGTAAATCAGTGAAGTTTGCAATGATAGGACAATTTTGGGGCTCAGTTACACCTTTTGCTACCGGAAGTCAGCCAGCACAATTTTATGCTATGACAGAATACGGTATTCCAGGCGCTAGCGCAAGCTCCATATTAATGATTAAATTTATAATTCATCAAACTGTTTTTACAATTTATTCACTCGCTATCATATTATTTAAATTTAATTATTTTAAATCCAATATAAAGTATTTCACATATTTTTGCATTGCAGGTTTTACTTTTAATACCATGATCATTATAGTTGCTTGCTCCTTTTTAGTTAATCACAAGTTTACAGAGAAATTTATTTTTGGGATTATACATATTCTTGGAAAAGTAAAAATACTAAAGAACCCAGAAAAAACTTTTGAAAATCTAAAAAACAGTTTGTTGGACTTTCATAAAAATTCACAAATAATATACCACAATAAACTTGTATGTTTAAATGCTTCTATGCTAACATTTATTCAATGGACTATATACTACTCTGTTCCATACTTCGTTTATAGAAGTTTTGGACTTAATGAAGCAAATATTTTAATAATGATTTCTGCACAAGTTTTTTTGACAATAATTATGTCATGCATTCCTCTTCCTGGCGGCGAGGGAGGCGCTGAGGGCGGATTTTATTTAATTTTCAAACTATTTTTTCCAAAAAGTAAAATACTTTCAGCCATATTAATTTGGAGAGTACTTTCTTATTATTCATGTATTCTAGCTGGCAGTATATTTACGATAATAAGACCGTCAAAAAATCCACAATAA